The following coding sequences lie in one Gouania willdenowi chromosome 5, fGouWil2.1, whole genome shotgun sequence genomic window:
- the cplane2 gene encoding ciliogenesis and planar polarity effector 2 produces MAPGPPPGSIVVMDWHQSKDSKEYFKKIMHKEQRKLFGLLESPVMAPHSSVDTVHYKIVLCGKSGVGKTALAARLAGLKVPTMHYETTGIETTIVYWPVKLQGSGRVLFFCLQFWDCGDNVLRRFDHLLPACKEGVDAILFLFSFADRTSFDDLSNQISQWAEPPTEHVVKLVFGTKFDLFMHCDVAERDIRNFQETWGLPVLRFRGEVADGLSDVAPVLNCLVENLWHRDCTRI; encoded by the exons ATGGCTCCGGGTCCTCCTCCCGGATCAATAGtggtgatggactggcaccagAGTAAAGACAGCAAAGAATATTTCAAGAAAATTATGCACAAGGAGCAACGCAAGCTTTTTG GGCTGTTGGAGTCACCAGTGATGGCTCCACATTCATCTGTGGACACAGTTCATTATAAGATTGTTCTGTGTGGGAAGAGTGGAGTTGGTAAAACGGCTCTCGCTGCTCGTCTTGCTGGTCTGAAAGTTCCTACCATGCACTATGAGACTACAG gtaTTGAGACAACCATTGTCTATTGGCCAGTGAAGCTCCAAGGAAGTGGCAGAGTACTTTTCTTCTGCCTGCAGTTTTGGGACTGTGGAGATAACGTCCTGCGCAGATTTGACCATTTGCTTCCA GCCTGTAAAGAGGGGGTAGATGCCATCCTCTTCCTGTTCTCCTTTGCTGACAGGACATCATTTGATGATTTATCAAATCAAATTAGTCAATGGGCTGAACCACCTACAGAGCATGTTGTGAAGTTGGTATTTGGCACCAA GTTCGATCTTTTCATGCACTGCGACGTTGCAGAGCGAGATATCCGTAACTTCCAGGAAACTTGGGGCTTACCGGTGCTGCGTTTCAGAGGGGAAGTGGCTGACGGATTGAGTGACGTAGCTCCAGTACTCAACTGCCTGGTAGAAAACCTGTGGCATCGAGACTGCACCAGGATCTGA
- the LOC114463721 gene encoding rho guanine nucleotide exchange factor 16 gives MKLTEPDSDHMSNLRKAINAIDKMVKECDEKVNKMKQIEQLVCLEMLLDFGKVKSVPLVISSRYLVRQGPVKRLAMESTYNPRTSFINVFLHIFNDLLIVSTKKEQRFVVEDHAEFPSNVNVEPLKTKTLGLPPYSFLLHLSENHSSQPAALILVFETRSEKEAWMKVLSPD, from the exons ATGAAACTGACTGAGCCAGACTCCGACCACATGTCAAACCTCAGAAAAGCCATCAACGCCATTGACAAG ATGGTGAAAGAGTGTGATgaaaaagtcaataaaatgaaacaaattgagCAACTTGTTTGCCTGGAAATGCTGTTGGATTTTGGCAAAGTGAAG TCTGTTCCACTCGTCATCAGCAGTCGTTATCTGGTGCGTCAAGGGCCTGTGAAACGACTGGCAATGGAGAGCACGTACAACCCCAGGACGTCCTTCATCAATGTTTTCCTGCATATTTTCAATGACCTTTTGATCGTCTCCACAAAAAA AGAACAGCGGTTCGTGGTAGAGGATCATGCCGAATTCCCATCAAATGTAAACGTTGAGCCCTTGAAGACTAAAACGCTGGGTCTACCACCTTACTCCTTCCTGCTGCACCTCTCTGAAAACCACAGCAGCCAGCCAGCTGCACTGATACTTGTGTTTGAAACGAG ATCAGAGAAGGAAGCATGGATGAAAGTGCTGTCACCTGACTAA